In Flavobacteriales bacterium, a single window of DNA contains:
- a CDS encoding peptidoglycan DD-metalloendopeptidase family protein, whose amino-acid sequence MRLLLFVLFWASSLTLFSQSKEELQKQRDAIVQEIKYTSDLIAEAKKAQQLTQSEMAILDKQIALRSQLIRSMQREIKGLERTMEANKALIKEKEEQLAKLKKEYAQLIYLAYKHNNSYDKMLYIFAADDFYQAWMRLRHLKDVARYREDQGVEIVNTKEILAEKNRELQAQRTEKQALLSEQKSAQEELDKDKRAKEQNLLALREDEQDLKKKLKTQEKKQKDLSKAIERLIAEELRKNTPKGGDRYALTPEERLSSEYFSNNKGKLPWPVERGVITGSFGTHAHPVLPGIQVTNNGIDITTEKNAMVRTIFEGEVSGIIEIPGNGMAVVVKHGGYRTVYSNLREVMVSKGQHVDTKQAVGVLMDEGNSSMAHMEIWQVTSSGMKKLNPSQWIAR is encoded by the coding sequence ATGCGACTCCTTCTCTTTGTACTCTTCTGGGCCTCTTCACTCACCCTTTTCAGCCAGAGTAAAGAAGAACTCCAAAAACAACGCGATGCTATCGTGCAGGAGATCAAGTACACTTCTGATCTGATCGCTGAAGCCAAAAAGGCCCAGCAACTCACCCAATCGGAGATGGCCATTCTTGACAAGCAGATCGCCCTCCGTTCTCAATTGATACGCAGCATGCAACGCGAGATCAAAGGCCTGGAACGCACCATGGAGGCTAACAAAGCGCTGATCAAGGAGAAAGAGGAGCAATTGGCCAAACTCAAAAAGGAGTATGCCCAGCTCATCTATCTGGCCTATAAGCACAACAACTCCTATGACAAGATGCTATACATCTTCGCAGCGGATGATTTCTACCAGGCCTGGATGCGCTTGAGACATCTCAAGGATGTGGCCCGCTATCGAGAGGATCAAGGTGTAGAGATCGTCAACACCAAAGAGATCCTGGCCGAGAAGAATCGAGAACTCCAAGCGCAACGTACAGAGAAACAGGCCCTATTGAGCGAGCAGAAATCAGCTCAAGAAGAATTGGATAAGGATAAGCGGGCCAAGGAGCAGAACCTCCTCGCTCTGCGTGAGGATGAACAGGATCTGAAAAAGAAACTCAAAACACAGGAGAAGAAACAAAAGGACCTGAGCAAGGCCATCGAGCGGCTTATCGCAGAAGAATTACGGAAGAATACACCTAAAGGTGGCGACCGATATGCCTTGACCCCTGAGGAGCGATTGAGTTCGGAATATTTCTCCAATAACAAAGGCAAATTGCCTTGGCCTGTTGAGCGCGGAGTCATCACAGGTTCCTTCGGGACGCATGCCCACCCGGTGCTTCCCGGTATACAGGTCACCAATAATGGGATCGATATCACCACTGAGAAGAATGCCATGGTGCGCACCATCTTCGAAGGTGAAGTGAGTGGCATCATCGAAATTCCCGGCAATGGTATGGCCGTAGTGGTCAAGCACGGGGGCTACCGCACAGTCTATTCCAATCTGAGAGAAGTGATGGTAAGCAAAGGGCAGCATGTGGATACCAAACAGGCCGTAGGTGTCCTGATGGACGAGGGCAACTCATCCATGGCACACATGGAGATATGGCAGGTGACCTCATCGGGTATGAAGAAGCTGAATCCATCGCAATGGATCGCGAGATAG
- the gatA gene encoding Asp-tRNA(Asn)/Glu-tRNA(Gln) amidotransferase subunit GatA gives MEYTRIADVQADIRAGKTTLPHLVDHYLSQISAKEDLNVFLEVWDEESRAQAAEIQQKIDDGTAGRLAGAVIAIKDNLCVKDHKVSAASQILGGFESIYTATAVQRLLDEDAILIGRTNCDEFAMGSSNENSAYGPVKNPLDESKVPGGSSGGSAAAVAADMCIASLGSDTGGSIRQPASFCGVVGLKPTYGRISRYGLIAYASSFDQIGPFTHSVDDAVLLTSIMAGKDAHDSTSSSQEVEAFEPSDHKMRIAYISECLDSKGISDEVKEDFQKKIDALQAQGHTVEPVSFDLLDHMIPAYYVLTTAEASSNLARFDGIHYGYRSEKATDIDSTYLYSRSEGFGAEVQRRIMLGTFVLSAGYYDAYYSKAQKVRRIVQDRTEKIFEQYDLLMTPTAPSSAFGLDSVKDPIAMYLQDIFTVQSNLAGIPAISLPLMQDKGLPVGLQFMAPRFEENRLYEISVQMLGYTAQDA, from the coding sequence ATGGAGTATACGCGTATCGCGGATGTCCAAGCTGACATCCGAGCGGGTAAGACCACCCTCCCTCATCTTGTCGACCACTATCTCTCTCAGATCTCTGCCAAGGAGGATCTCAATGTGTTCTTGGAAGTCTGGGATGAAGAATCTCGCGCTCAGGCAGCAGAGATCCAGCAAAAGATAGACGATGGTACCGCTGGCCGATTGGCTGGAGCAGTCATCGCCATCAAGGATAATCTCTGTGTCAAGGACCATAAGGTATCGGCAGCTTCACAGATTCTCGGTGGATTCGAATCCATCTATACCGCTACAGCGGTCCAGAGACTCTTGGATGAGGACGCCATCCTCATCGGCCGAACGAATTGTGATGAATTCGCCATGGGCAGTTCCAATGAGAACTCGGCCTATGGACCGGTGAAAAACCCACTGGATGAGAGCAAAGTACCTGGAGGATCATCTGGTGGGAGTGCCGCAGCCGTAGCAGCTGATATGTGCATCGCTTCCCTAGGATCAGACACCGGAGGGAGCATCCGGCAACCGGCCTCATTCTGCGGGGTAGTGGGTCTCAAACCGACTTATGGTCGCATCTCACGCTATGGTCTCATCGCCTATGCGAGCTCTTTCGATCAGATCGGTCCTTTTACCCATAGTGTGGATGATGCCGTACTTCTTACCAGTATCATGGCCGGTAAGGATGCCCATGACAGTACCAGTTCTTCTCAAGAAGTAGAGGCCTTCGAACCTAGTGACCATAAAATGCGCATCGCATATATCTCTGAATGCTTGGATTCCAAGGGAATTTCAGATGAGGTCAAAGAGGATTTCCAGAAGAAAATAGATGCACTCCAGGCACAAGGGCATACCGTGGAACCGGTCTCATTCGACCTTCTGGACCACATGATACCCGCCTATTATGTGCTCACGACTGCCGAGGCCTCCAGTAACCTGGCCCGATTCGATGGCATACACTACGGCTATCGCAGTGAAAAGGCCACCGACATCGACAGCACCTATCTGTATAGCCGCAGCGAGGGATTCGGTGCGGAAGTGCAGCGGAGGATCATGCTCGGCACATTCGTTCTGAGTGCGGGATACTATGACGCCTATTACTCCAAGGCACAGAAGGTCAGGCGTATCGTCCAAGACCGTACGGAAAAGATCTTCGAGCAGTACGATCTATTGATGACCCCGACAGCGCCTTCTTCAGCATTTGGTCTGGACAGCGTAAAGGACCCCATTGCTATGTACTTGCAGGATATTTTCACCGTTCAGTCCAACTTGGCCGGAATACCGGCCATCTCGCTTCCGCTTATGCAGGATAAGGGGCTTCCGGTAGGGCTTCAGTTCATGGCTCCACGCTTTGAAGAGAACCGTTTGTACGAAATTTCCGTACAAATGTTGGGATACACTGCCCAAGATGCTTGA
- the tatA gene encoding twin-arginine translocase TatA/TatE family subunit, whose protein sequence is MPILTVLLGMIGPWQIVLIVAVVLLLFGGRKIPELMRGLGQGMKEFKDATKGDEEKKES, encoded by the coding sequence ATGCCCATTCTCACAGTGCTCCTAGGAATGATCGGCCCATGGCAGATCGTATTGATCGTAGCTGTCGTACTTCTCCTTTTCGGAGGACGTAAGATCCCTGAACTCATGCGTGGCCTCGGCCAGGGCATGAAGGAATTCAAGGATGCCACCAAAGGAGACGAAGAGAAAAAAGAGTCCTGA